From Micrococcus porci, one genomic window encodes:
- a CDS encoding type IIL restriction-modification enzyme MmeI, whose protein sequence is MEQLADRGVIRTALDDFGHAWGQRIDRWRADGQTHTEKSFAQQFWSDLLRAFGVIPERIDLFERGAARASTGGAGYIDFFWSGVALGEAKSLGANLDVAHAQALDYLAGGSIGQHEWPKYVLVTDFARIRVERLGDAGWVAEFGVEDAADHVDQLMFLAVMSREVVEPAGRCGSDRGVDSVMIVEVHPPRQRGPAFGL, encoded by the coding sequence GTGGAGCAACTTGCAGATCGCGGCGTCATCCGCACAGCCCTGGACGACTTCGGACATGCCTGGGGTCAGCGCATCGACCGCTGGCGCGCCGATGGACAGACCCACACGGAGAAGTCCTTCGCCCAGCAGTTCTGGTCCGACCTGCTACGCGCTTTCGGGGTGATCCCCGAACGCATCGACCTGTTCGAGCGCGGGGCCGCGCGCGCCTCCACCGGTGGGGCCGGCTACATCGACTTCTTCTGGTCCGGTGTCGCCCTGGGCGAGGCCAAGTCCCTGGGCGCTAACCTCGACGTGGCCCACGCCCAGGCGTTGGACTACCTCGCCGGCGGGTCCATCGGTCAGCACGAGTGGCCCAAGTACGTGCTCGTCACGGACTTCGCCCGCATCCGCGTCGAACGTCTCGGAGACGCCGGCTGGGTGGCCGAGTTCGGCGTAGAAGACGCTGCGGACCACGTGGACCAGCTGATGTTCCTAGCTGTGATGTCCAGGGAGGTTGTTGAGCCTGCTGGCAGGTGCGGCTCCGATCGCGGAGTGGACTCGGTGATGATTGTAGAAGTGCACCCACCCAGGCAACGCGGCCCTGCGTTCGGTCTCTGA
- a CDS encoding IS5 family transposase (programmed frameshift) — protein MSRFQMLSDTQWELIAPMLPTRTGRAGRPFADARAMVEAIIYRYRCGIAWRDLPEVYGPWQTVWTWHRRLAEKGTWDTVLATLTAAADAEGLIDWSVSVDSTIARAHQHATNITRHTGGGSNYKNPREEPADHGIGRSRGGLSTKIHQLVDGTGLPLVSLITPGQAGDSPMLLPLLEQLRVTRPVGRPRTRPEAVLGDKAYSSRAIRTHLRARRIKAVIPEPADQQGHRRRRGARGGRPVSLDADAYKGRNVIERQYAHLKQWRGLATRYDKYAIIYRAAVVLNAVLAWSKRLSDMP, from the exons ATGTCCCGGTTCCAGATGCTCTCTGACACCCAATGGGAGTTGATCGCCCCGATGCTCCCGACCCGGACCGGCCGCGCCGGCAGGCCGTTCGCCGACGCCCGCGCCATGGTGGAGGCGATCATCTACCGGTACCGGTGCGGAATCGCTTGGAGGGATCTGCCCGAGGTCTACGGGCCCTGGCAGACCGTGTGGACCTGGCATCGGCGCTTGGCCGAAAAAGGCACCTGGGACACGGTGCTGGCCACGCTGACCGCCGCCGCTGACGCCGAAGGCCTGATCGATTGGTCGGTCTCGGTGGACTCCACGATCGCCCGCGCCCACCAGCACGCGACGAACATCACCCGCCACACAGGGGGA GGATCGAACTACAAGAATCCGCGTGAGGAGCCGGCCGATCACGGCATCGGGCGCTCCCGTGGCGGGCTGAGCACGAAGATCCATCAGCTCGTCGATGGGACCGGGCTGCCGCTGGTCAGCCTGATCACCCCCGGCCAGGCAGGGGACTCCCCGATGCTGCTTCCTCTTCTGGAGCAGCTGCGCGTGACCCGGCCAGTAGGGCGGCCCCGGACCCGCCCCGAGGCCGTGCTGGGCGATAAGGCGTACTCCTCCCGGGCGATCCGCACCCACCTACGCGCCCGCCGGATCAAGGCGGTCATCCCCGAACCGGCCGACCAGCAGGGCCACCGCAGACGGCGCGGTGCCCGCGGCGGGCGCCCCGTCAGCCTCGACGCGGACGCCTACAAGGGCCGCAACGTCATCGAGCGTCAGTACGCTCACCTGAAGCAGTGGCGGGGTCTGGCGACCCGGTATGACAAGTACGCGATCATCTACAGGGCCGCTGTGGTCCTGAATGCTGTGCTCGCATGGTCAAAACGATTGTCAGACATGCCCTAG
- a CDS encoding abortive infection family protein, translating to MASTSPTLLPFRIDSLATSLFAKETGFSGPQLHDFFARYTDVLGPYRWNGSPSRWQIFQTGLHSLPLPQQRAVLLELCSYDGEFKNGRPPEGELTRLRAMLLSAGTPGAQAAQESLQKLEDWEAVNRSWQAALTKVQDDPDGAITATRTTIESVCKHICDERGVKYEDGWDLARLYKATSSAMQVAPDQHSEQIIKQILSGAATLVGGLAAMRNALSDAHGRGKRSVGPAPRHAKLAVNAGFAIAGFLIDTHVEKPPVSS from the coding sequence ATGGCCTCTACCTCTCCAACGCTTTTGCCGTTCCGGATCGATTCTCTAGCCACCTCGCTCTTCGCCAAGGAGACAGGCTTCAGCGGCCCCCAGCTCCATGACTTCTTCGCTCGTTACACCGACGTGCTGGGCCCCTATCGGTGGAACGGGAGCCCCTCCCGATGGCAGATCTTCCAGACCGGGTTGCATTCTCTTCCGCTGCCTCAACAACGCGCCGTGCTACTGGAGTTGTGTTCCTACGACGGCGAGTTCAAAAACGGCCGCCCCCCTGAAGGGGAGCTCACCCGGCTACGGGCCATGCTCCTCTCCGCCGGCACCCCCGGCGCGCAGGCAGCACAGGAGTCCCTGCAGAAGCTCGAGGACTGGGAGGCCGTCAACAGGTCCTGGCAGGCCGCGCTGACCAAAGTCCAGGACGACCCAGACGGAGCTATCACCGCGACCCGCACCACCATCGAGAGCGTGTGCAAGCACATCTGCGATGAACGCGGAGTGAAGTACGAAGACGGGTGGGATCTCGCTCGGCTCTACAAGGCCACCTCAAGTGCGATGCAGGTGGCACCGGATCAGCACAGCGAACAGATCATCAAGCAGATCCTCAGCGGGGCGGCAACGCTTGTTGGAGGACTGGCCGCGATGAGGAATGCCCTCAGCGACGCCCACGGTCGAGGCAAGCGCTCTGTGGGGCCAGCACCTCGCCATGCCAAGCTCGCGGTCAACGCGGGGTTCGCCATCGCCGGCTTCCTCATCGACACCCACGTAGAGAAACCGCCCGTTTCCAGCTGA